A window from Drosophila kikkawai strain 14028-0561.14 chromosome 2L, DkikHiC1v2, whole genome shotgun sequence encodes these proteins:
- the LOC138928679 gene encoding uncharacterized protein, with translation MIKLGDLRIPRYMYCSSSVKGVQLHVFVDASLDAYAAVAYLRGEHGGEIRCSLVASKNRVAPLKPISVPRMELMAAVLGLRLAKFLESELSTKIEKRIFWTDARDVL, from the coding sequence ATGATCAAACTAGGAGATCTCCGCATCCCACGCTACATGTACTGTTCAAGTTCCGTCAAAGGGGTGCAGTTGCATGTATTTGTCGATGCCAGCCTGGATGCTTATGCTGCAGTTGCATACCTGCGTGGTGAACATGGCGGCGAGATCCGATGCTCTTTGGTGGCTTCAAAAAATAGAGTAGCTCCATTAAAACCAATATCAGTGCCTCGAATGGAATTGATGGCAGCTGTTTTGGGTCTGCGCCTGGCCAAATTTTTGGAATCGGAGCTGTCAACAAAAATTGAGAAGCGCATATTTTGGACTGATGCGCGAGACGTTCTGTAG
- the LOC138928681 gene encoding uncharacterized protein, whose translation MANNGAQAAPPRGAAGFIPVQSTKKALFRYIPVTLHNGSRAVDVLALIDEGSSCTLMERKLADELGLDGPEEELCLKWTGDMTQTEAKSKLVCINVSAAGCLDVKCVLKGVRTVSKLDLPLQSFDDQILNDHNHLRSVPVSTYSNARAQMIIGLDHIKICVPLEVQEANNDDLIAVRCQLGWSVYGRCGLEEAMLPRVLHVCQCTCATPALDEAVKAHFSLEASGVSVSSKPLRSKEDEQSLKIMNRTTKYISNDSRWETGLLWRYENVELPDSYHMALRRLKCLESKMLKDPELNEFLTDTMRNYEKKETFGLGRRSTGRLPLNDTLLKGPVLLVSLMGVLLRFRERPVAVTGDIREMFHQIKVSASDKSSQKFLWRNGEIDRPPDTYVMQVMTFGASCSPSLANFVLRRNAEQFGEKHPSAIKAIFRNTFADDWLESVDTGDQMIELATNVKDIHTKG comes from the exons ATGGCAAATAATGGAGCACAGGCCGCACCACCAAGGGGCGCGGCAGGATTCATAcctgttcag TCGACAAAGAAGGCACTGTTCCGATATATACCGGTAACTTTGCACAATGGATCAAGAGCCGTAGATGTCTTGGCCCTTATCGACGAGGGATCATCCTGTACGCTAATGGAGCGCAAGTTAGCTGATGAGCTGGGCTTAGATGGACCAGAAGAGGAGCTCTGTTTGAAGTGGACCGGCGATATGACGCAGACTGAAGCCAAATCCAAACTCGTATGTATCAATGTTTCCGCTGCCGGTTGTCTGGATGTGAAATGTGTGCTGAAAGGAGTGCGCACTGTGAGCAAATTGGATCTGCCATTGCAAAGTTTTGATGATCAAATTCTTAATGATCACAATCACCTAAGATCCGTTCCTGTCTCGACGTACTCAAATGCTAGAGCCCAAATGATCATTGGACTGGATCACATTAAGATCTGTGTGCCACTGGAGGTACAAGAAGCTAATAATGACGATCTTATTGCGGTTCGTTGCCAATTGGGATGGTCTGTTTATGGCCGATGTGGATTGGAGGAAGCCATGCTGCCACGTGTGCTGCATGTCTGCCAGTGTACGTGCGCTACACCAGCACTCGACGAGGCTGTGAAGGCGCACTTTTCGTTGGAAGCTAGTGGTGTGAGCGTTTCCTCAAAACCACTGCGATCGAAGGAAGATGAGCAGTCGCTGAAGATTATGAACCGAACGACGAAGTACATTTCCAATGACAGTCGCTGGGAAACTGGATTATTGTGGAGATACGAGAATGTTGAGCTGCCTGATTCCTATCATATGGCTCTTAGACGTCTCAAATGTCTCGAGTCAAAAATGCTTAAGGATCCGGAGCTGAATGAGTTTCTGACTGATACCATGCGGAACTACGAGAAGAAGG AAACGTTTGGTCTGGGACGCCGCAGCACAGGTCGATTGCCTTTGAACGATACACTTTTAAAAGGACCGGTTTTGTTGGTATCATTGATGGGAGTACTGCTGCGCTTCCGCGAGCGACCTGTGGCTGTAACAGGTGACATACGAGAGATGTTTCACCAGATTAAAGTTAGCGCCTCTGATAAATCTTCGCAGAAGTTCTTATGGAGAAATGGAGAAATTGATCGTCCGCCGGATACATATGTAATGCAAGTGATGACCTTTGGCGCTTCTTGTTCGCCGTCGCTTGCCAACTTCGTATTGAGACGCAATGCGGAGCAGTTCGGCGAGAAACATCCCAGCGCGATAAAGGCGATCTTCCGAAACACGTTTGCTGACGACTGGCTGGAGTCGGTAGATACGGGAGATCAGATGATTGAACTGGCAACAAATGTGAAAGATATCCACACCAAAGGTTGA